A single genomic interval of Williamwhitmania sp. harbors:
- a CDS encoding PAS domain-containing sensor histidine kinase, whose product MAKSRIGIAYSYLAAEDKILSLENRLYLSAIVLAIVISVVATSIVLVISPSTVALVTNLVLLGSLLTIYWFARFRDIMEPLKIPIVVVSFLGIFTIWVFDGGINSPDMMIALVVLMLALLIVPYRVKKYVISLFIALIVVVYLIQLLRPDLIVKIPSETFHWFDNFLTALYSSLFIFLIIRFVHRHYTNERQRAEVLLSKFRSYVESAPDGVFVINAAGFYVDVNMAACELLGYSREEILTMHASQMSIQENSRGFKVAIFALQTTGKYSRELTLLRKDGSTFTGELSAVKIDENQYLGFVKDVTEQKQAEREITMLANALKSISDCVSITDTENNIIFVNESFIKTYGYTEDELEGKHISMITSPNNSSTIVDEILVATLSGGWKGELLNVRKDGSEFTVSLSTSIVYDENYAPIALIGVSSDITKLKQEQDELVNLNNQLRELNADKDRFLSILAHDLKTPFNSLIGFSELLLNNIDNYDKYTIKSQVKIINETAKSTFGLLEDTLLWARAQSGKLPFNPQKVNFLDICSEVVESLKRAADAKNINIKQFAEENFTLFADVEMLKTVLRNLISNAIKFTNSGGDITLYAVSSGGEVVINVSDNGVGIKPAEIANLFDTSTFSSTTGTAGEKGTGLGLLLCKDFVEKNSGHIWVESEEGRGTIFKFTMPLVSN is encoded by the coding sequence ATGGCTAAAAGTAGAATTGGTATAGCCTATAGCTACCTTGCAGCAGAGGATAAGATTCTCTCCCTGGAGAATCGGCTCTATCTTTCAGCCATTGTGCTGGCAATCGTGATTAGCGTTGTAGCCACCAGCATCGTATTAGTTATTTCACCCTCCACCGTTGCCCTTGTAACCAACCTTGTACTGCTTGGCTCCCTTCTCACCATATACTGGTTTGCCCGATTTAGGGACATCATGGAACCCCTTAAAATTCCAATAGTTGTAGTCTCCTTTTTGGGCATTTTTACCATATGGGTGTTTGATGGTGGTATTAATAGTCCAGACATGATGATTGCCTTGGTGGTTCTGATGCTGGCGCTACTTATTGTCCCTTATAGGGTAAAGAAATATGTTATTTCGTTGTTTATTGCGCTGATCGTTGTTGTTTATCTCATTCAACTTTTAAGACCGGACTTAATTGTTAAAATTCCTTCTGAAACATTTCATTGGTTCGATAATTTTTTAACCGCCCTATACTCATCATTATTTATTTTTCTGATTATTCGTTTTGTCCACAGGCACTATACCAACGAAAGGCAGCGTGCCGAGGTGCTTTTATCAAAATTTCGAAGCTACGTTGAAAGTGCTCCTGATGGGGTTTTTGTGATAAACGCTGCTGGCTTTTATGTCGATGTTAACATGGCTGCATGTGAACTATTAGGATATTCGCGCGAAGAGATTCTAACCATGCATGCCTCTCAAATGTCCATTCAAGAGAACTCCAGAGGATTTAAGGTGGCGATTTTCGCCTTACAAACCACCGGCAAATACTCCCGCGAGCTCACTCTTCTAAGAAAAGATGGCTCCACTTTCACGGGCGAGTTGAGTGCGGTAAAAATTGATGAAAACCAATATTTAGGTTTTGTTAAGGACGTAACCGAGCAGAAGCAGGCCGAGAGAGAGATTACAATGCTTGCAAACGCGCTGAAAAGTATTTCTGACTGTGTGAGCATCACCGATACGGAGAACAATATCATATTTGTAAATGAGTCCTTCATAAAGACTTATGGCTATACCGAGGACGAGCTGGAGGGAAAGCATATTTCCATGATTACCTCGCCTAACAACAGTAGCACCATTGTGGACGAGATTTTGGTTGCCACTCTAAGTGGCGGATGGAAGGGGGAGCTATTGAATGTAAGAAAAGATGGCAGTGAGTTCACCGTTAGCCTCTCAACATCTATTGTTTATGATGAGAACTACGCCCCAATTGCTTTAATTGGTGTTTCATCCGATATTACCAAACTTAAACAGGAGCAAGATGAGCTGGTCAACCTAAACAACCAGTTGAGGGAGCTAAATGCAGACAAGGATCGCTTTTTGTCCATTCTTGCGCACGATTTAAAAACTCCGTTTAATTCACTAATTGGGTTCTCCGAATTATTACTCAACAATATTGACAACTACGATAAGTACACGATTAAGTCTCAGGTGAAAATTATTAACGAAACGGCAAAAAGCACGTTTGGCTTACTGGAAGATACCTTACTATGGGCACGAGCGCAATCGGGGAAGCTGCCGTTTAATCCGCAAAAGGTGAACTTCTTGGACATTTGCAGTGAGGTTGTTGAAAGTTTAAAGCGGGCGGCTGATGCTAAAAACATTAATATCAAGCAGTTTGCTGAGGAGAATTTTACCCTTTTTGCTGATGTTGAGATGCTTAAAACAGTCCTGCGCAACCTTATTTCTAATGCCATAAAATTTACAAATTCCGGAGGCGATATTACCCTTTATGCAGTTAGTAGTGGGGGAGAGGTGGTTATCAACGTATCCGACAATGGAGTTGGAATTAAACCTGCTGAGATTGCAAATCTATTTGATACTTCAACATTTAGCTCAACCACGGGAACTGCAGGTGAGAAAGGCACAGGGCTTGGGCTGTTGCTGTGTAAAGATTTTGTGGAGAAGAATAGTGGGCATATTTGGGTTGAAAGTGAAGAGGGGAGAGGAACAATATTTAAATTCACCATGCCTTTAGTTTCGA